From one Gossypium hirsutum isolate 1008001.06 chromosome D08, Gossypium_hirsutum_v2.1, whole genome shotgun sequence genomic stretch:
- the LOC107912832 gene encoding homeobox-leucine zipper protein ATHB-5 yields MLDGLDEEDSLEEGGQATEKKRRLSMHQVKALEKNFDVGNKLEPERKVKLAEELGLQPRQVAIWFQNRRARWKTKVLEKDYAMLKANREKEPPRNCSDCLHSPSDNRQLSGDDCPLVPPKSSLEMTVNGS; encoded by the coding sequence ATGTTAGATGGTTTAGATGAAGAAGACAGCTTAGAAGAAGGTGGTCAAGCAACAGAGAAGAAAAGGCGTTTATCTATGCATCAAGTTAAGGCTTTAGAGAAGAATTTCGATGTGGGAAACAAGTTAGAACCAGAGAGAAAAGTGAAGTTAGCTGAAGAATTGGGGTTACAGCCAAGGCAAGTGGCTATTTGGTTCCAAAACCGACGTGCTCGTTGGAAGACCAAGGTGTTGGAGAAAGATTATGCAATGCTCAAAGCTAATAGAGAGAAGGAACCTCCTAGAAATTGTTCAGATTGCTTGCATAGCCCCTCAGACAATAGACAATTAAGTGGCGATGACTGTCCCTTGGTACCACCAAAATCCTCACTTGAAATGACTGTAAATGGATCTTAA